A single genomic interval of Mycolicibacterium holsaticum DSM 44478 = JCM 12374 harbors:
- a CDS encoding virulence factor Mce family protein, whose amino-acid sequence MMDRLTRIQLGIFAIVTVLTVSAISIFYLHVPATLGIGSYKVTANFVAAGGLYENANVTYRGVTVGRVESVGLSDDSVVAHMRLNSGTPVPANVTATVKSVSAVGEQYVDLVPPENASQEKLRNGANIDVSRTAVGQDVAGLLDEAQKLVSSIGDSRVQELLSETFKAFNGSGPELARLIQSSRLLVDEANANYGQVNQLIDQAGPFLDAQIRSGDDIRSLADGLARFTAELANADPQLRTTLQTVPGATAEANELFSGIRPSFPILAANLANFGRIGVIYRKSIEHALVVFPALMAALLTVGGGVPANEGGKLDFKIDLQDPPPCLTGFIPASEMRSPADETLRELPKDLYCKTPHNDPAVVRGARNYPCQEFPGKRAPTVQLCRDPKGYVPIGNNPWRGPPVPLGTPMDTREDDTTEIGRNILPPNKFPYIPPQVDPDPGPPVVQLPPGVPPGPGPAPHAPFPLPVPPNEVQPTLPPAWPFFAPHDQVVPPYGRTPPPPAAPPAPAPVPPAPGGPPMPAEVPMASGAQYTTYDADGKFVDPAGGTGVLADATDKLAPAENWVDLMLAPRQA is encoded by the coding sequence ATGATGGACAGGCTGACCCGAATCCAACTCGGGATCTTCGCGATCGTCACGGTGCTGACGGTCAGCGCGATATCGATTTTCTACCTGCACGTGCCTGCGACGCTCGGCATCGGGTCCTACAAGGTGACCGCGAACTTCGTTGCCGCAGGCGGTCTTTACGAGAACGCCAACGTCACCTACCGGGGCGTGACCGTCGGTCGGGTCGAGTCGGTCGGGCTGTCCGACGACAGCGTCGTCGCCCACATGCGGCTCAACAGCGGCACCCCGGTGCCCGCGAACGTCACCGCGACGGTCAAGAGCGTCTCGGCGGTCGGTGAGCAGTACGTCGACCTGGTGCCCCCGGAGAACGCCTCGCAGGAAAAGCTGCGTAACGGGGCCAACATCGACGTGTCGCGCACCGCGGTCGGCCAGGACGTCGCCGGCCTGCTGGACGAAGCCCAAAAGCTGGTCTCCAGCATCGGCGACAGCAGGGTGCAAGAACTGCTGAGCGAAACGTTCAAGGCGTTCAACGGGTCCGGCCCCGAACTGGCCAGGCTGATCCAGTCGTCGCGTCTTCTCGTCGATGAGGCCAACGCCAACTACGGACAGGTCAACCAGCTCATCGACCAGGCGGGTCCGTTCCTGGACGCGCAGATCCGCAGCGGCGATGACATCCGGTCGCTTGCCGACGGGCTGGCCCGGTTCACCGCCGAGCTGGCCAACGCCGACCCGCAGCTGCGCACCACGCTGCAGACGGTGCCCGGCGCCACGGCCGAGGCCAACGAACTGTTCAGCGGCATCCGGCCGTCGTTCCCGATCCTGGCCGCCAACCTGGCCAACTTCGGCCGCATCGGGGTGATCTACCGCAAGTCGATCGAGCACGCCCTGGTGGTCTTCCCGGCGCTGATGGCGGCCCTGCTGACCGTCGGCGGCGGGGTGCCGGCCAACGAGGGCGGCAAGCTCGACTTCAAGATCGACCTGCAGGATCCGCCGCCGTGCCTGACCGGGTTCATCCCCGCGTCGGAGATGCGCTCACCGGCCGACGAGACGCTGCGCGAACTCCCCAAGGATCTGTACTGCAAGACCCCGCACAACGATCCCGCCGTGGTGCGCGGGGCGCGTAACTACCCGTGCCAGGAGTTCCCCGGTAAGCGGGCGCCGACGGTCCAGCTGTGCCGCGACCCCAAGGGTTATGTTCCGATCGGCAACAACCCGTGGCGCGGGCCGCCGGTTCCGCTGGGCACGCCGATGGACACCCGCGAGGACGACACCACCGAGATCGGGCGCAACATCCTGCCGCCCAACAAGTTCCCGTACATCCCACCGCAGGTCGACCCGGATCCGGGCCCGCCGGTGGTGCAGCTGCCGCCGGGTGTCCCGCCGGGGCCCGGCCCGGCGCCGCACGCACCGTTCCCCCTTCCGGTGCCGCCCAACGAGGTGCAGCCCACCCTGCCGCCGGCGTGGCCGTTCTTCGCGCCGCATGATCAGGTGGTGCCGCCGTACGGCAGAACGCCTCCCCCGCCGGCAGCGCCGCCCGCGCCCGCGCCGGTGCCGCCGGCTCCCGGCGGCCCGCCGATGCCCGCGGAAGTGCCGATGGCCTCGGGTGCCCAGTACACGACCTACGACGCCGACGGCAAGTTCGTCGACCCAGCCGGCGGAACTGGCGTGCTTGCGGACGCAACTGACAAACTGGCGCCAGCAGAGAACTGGGTTGATCTGATGTTGGCTCCAAGGCAGGCGTAA
- a CDS encoding mammalian cell entry protein, which yields MTEETASTEPSPRPTRRRRASRAAGPASGDATATAVKVAAPPTIKVRLPRPPGPPPRREPNRRLVALVFAATAFVAVAVLVGLATLMYVQQRDTEETFAREQRFVDTAAQLVVNMFSYDQESIDESVERFVNSTSGPLRAMMTEGNNTENLKMIFRETNASAEAVINGAALEKIDEIADNAAVLVSARVTVTDLDGNNQPSQPYRLRVIVHEDGNGHMTAYDLKYPDGGN from the coding sequence ATGACGGAAGAAACGGCTTCGACGGAACCTTCGCCGAGGCCCACCCGGCGTCGGCGCGCGTCTCGCGCCGCGGGCCCGGCCAGCGGTGATGCCACCGCGACGGCCGTCAAGGTCGCGGCGCCACCCACGATCAAGGTGCGGCTGCCCCGGCCACCCGGCCCGCCGCCCCGGCGGGAACCGAATCGTCGGCTGGTGGCGCTCGTCTTCGCCGCGACGGCCTTCGTCGCGGTGGCGGTGCTGGTCGGGTTGGCCACGCTGATGTACGTCCAGCAGCGCGACACCGAAGAGACGTTCGCGCGCGAGCAGCGGTTCGTCGACACCGCCGCGCAGTTGGTCGTCAACATGTTCAGCTACGACCAGGAGTCCATCGACGAGAGCGTCGAGCGGTTCGTCAACAGCACCAGCGGCCCGCTGCGCGCGATGATGACCGAGGGAAACAACACCGAGAACCTGAAGATGATCTTCCGGGAGACCAACGCCAGCGCCGAGGCCGTGATCAACGGGGCGGCGCTGGAGAAGATCGACGAGATCGCCGACAACGCCGCGGTGCTGGTGTCGGCGCGGGTGACGGTGACCGACCTGGACGGCAACAACCAGCCATCGCAGCCGTATCGGTTGCGGGTCATCGTCCACGAGGACGGCAACGGTCACATGACGGCCTACGACCTCAAATACCCCGACGGCGGTAACTGA
- a CDS encoding mammalian cell entry protein — MRRLVGALCALLAVAFVAVAGVGGAMYWKRVELRGEQAARAELAPLAEKQIPQVFGYDYQTVERSLNEVYPMLTPAYRQEFQDRAAKDIIPQARERQLVSQANVVGVGVMTAQRTSASVMVYMNRTITDKGKEPIYDGSRLRVDYQKVDGKWLIQYISPI, encoded by the coding sequence ATGCGCAGGCTGGTCGGTGCGCTGTGCGCGCTGTTGGCGGTGGCCTTCGTCGCGGTCGCCGGGGTGGGCGGTGCCATGTACTGGAAGCGGGTGGAGTTGCGCGGTGAACAAGCCGCCCGCGCCGAGCTTGCGCCGTTGGCCGAGAAGCAGATTCCGCAGGTGTTCGGCTACGACTACCAGACCGTCGAGCGCAGCCTCAACGAGGTGTACCCGATGCTGACCCCCGCCTACCGCCAGGAGTTCCAGGACCGCGCGGCCAAGGACATCATCCCGCAGGCACGGGAACGTCAGCTGGTCAGCCAGGCCAATGTGGTCGGCGTGGGAGTTATGACGGCACAACGGACGTCGGCGTCGGTGATGGTGTACATGAACCGCACGATCACCGACAAAGGCAAGGAGCCGATCTACGACGGCAGCCGGTTACGCGTCGACTATCAGAAGGTCGACGGCAAGTGGCTGATCCAATACATCAGTCCGATCTAG
- a CDS encoding alpha,alpha-trehalose-phosphate synthase (UDP-forming), protein MSPRAGSGNSDFVVVANRLPIDMERLPDGSTTWKRSPGGLVTALEPLLRRRRGAWIGWPGVPDADEDPIEQDDMVLYPVTLSAYDVAEYYEGFSNATLWPLYHDVIVKPIYHRKWWDSYVDVNRRFAEATAKAAAQGATVWVQDYQLQLVPKMLRTLRPDLTIGFFLHIPFPPVELFMQMPWRTEIVDGLLGADLVGFHLSGGAQNFLILARRLAGANTSRGSVGVRSRFGEVELEDRTVRVGAFPISIDSTSLDQQARTKAIRKRARELRAELGNPRKILLGVDRLDYTKGIDVRLRAFSELLAEDRASREDTVLVQLATPSRERVESYIEMREDIERQVGHINGEYGEVGHPIVHYVHRPVPRDELIAFFVAADVMLVTPLRDGMNLVAKEYVACRSDLGGALVLSEFTGAAAELRQAYLVNPHHLEGVKDAIEAALTQTPEEGRRRMRALRRQVLVHDVDRWARSFLDALAATDAGSERRSGKTRSD, encoded by the coding sequence GTGAGCCCGCGGGCCGGCTCGGGGAACTCTGACTTCGTCGTCGTGGCCAACCGGCTGCCAATCGACATGGAACGGCTGCCCGACGGCAGCACAACCTGGAAGCGGAGCCCCGGCGGGCTGGTCACAGCCCTGGAGCCGTTGCTGCGTCGCCGCCGCGGAGCATGGATCGGCTGGCCCGGTGTACCCGACGCCGACGAGGATCCGATCGAGCAGGACGACATGGTCCTGTATCCAGTCACCCTGTCCGCATACGACGTCGCCGAGTATTACGAGGGCTTCTCCAACGCCACGCTGTGGCCGCTCTACCACGACGTCATCGTCAAACCGATCTACCACCGCAAGTGGTGGGACTCCTACGTCGATGTCAACAGGCGCTTCGCCGAGGCCACCGCGAAGGCCGCCGCGCAGGGCGCGACCGTGTGGGTGCAGGACTACCAGCTGCAACTGGTGCCGAAGATGTTGCGGACGCTACGTCCCGACCTCACTATCGGCTTCTTCCTGCACATCCCGTTCCCGCCGGTGGAGCTGTTCATGCAGATGCCGTGGCGGACCGAGATCGTCGACGGCCTGCTCGGCGCCGACCTGGTCGGCTTCCATCTGTCCGGCGGTGCGCAGAACTTCCTCATCCTGGCCCGCCGGCTGGCGGGCGCGAACACCTCGCGCGGTTCGGTCGGCGTGCGGTCCCGCTTCGGCGAAGTCGAACTCGAGGACCGCACCGTGCGGGTGGGCGCGTTTCCGATCTCCATCGATTCGACCTCGCTGGACCAGCAGGCGCGCACCAAGGCGATCCGCAAGCGCGCCCGCGAGCTGCGTGCCGAGCTGGGAAACCCGCGCAAGATCCTGCTCGGTGTCGACCGGCTGGACTACACCAAGGGCATCGACGTTCGGCTGCGGGCGTTTTCGGAGTTGCTCGCCGAAGACCGGGCCAGCCGTGAGGACACCGTGCTGGTGCAGCTCGCCACGCCGAGCCGTGAGCGCGTCGAAAGCTACATCGAGATGCGCGAAGACATCGAACGCCAGGTCGGGCACATCAACGGCGAGTACGGCGAGGTCGGCCACCCGATCGTGCACTATGTGCACCGGCCGGTCCCCCGCGACGAGCTGATCGCGTTTTTCGTCGCCGCCGACGTCATGTTGGTGACCCCGCTGCGCGACGGCATGAACCTGGTCGCCAAGGAGTACGTCGCATGCCGCAGCGATCTGGGCGGCGCGCTGGTGCTCAGCGAATTCACCGGCGCCGCAGCCGAACTGCGGCAGGCCTATCTGGTCAACCCGCACCACCTCGAGGGCGTCAAGGATGCCATCGAGGCCGCGTTGACCCAGACTCCCGAGGAAGGTCGCCGGCGGATGCGCGCGTTGCGCAGGCAGGTGCTCGTGCACGACGTCGACCGCTGGGCGCGCTCGTTCCTCGATGCACTCGCCGCCACGGACGCCGGGTCCGAGCGGCGGTCGGGCAAAACTAGATCGGACTGA
- a CDS encoding intersectin-EH binding protein Ibp1 has protein sequence MTTESVTMATFQLSTRRLLLAGGFAVAVAAAPVMAVVSAPGAGIAPTAQGCPAGEEADQFTGVCVPHTVPNAGSVFSTTPGNPDVPEVMGVPCIGENSGQCFGLAQEQEAMSVAPPPDPVVSHSPTVTN, from the coding sequence ATGACCACAGAAAGCGTGACGATGGCGACCTTTCAGCTTTCAACTCGACGACTGCTTCTTGCCGGTGGGTTCGCGGTCGCTGTTGCCGCCGCACCGGTGATGGCCGTCGTCTCAGCGCCCGGCGCCGGTATCGCGCCGACGGCACAGGGATGCCCGGCCGGCGAAGAAGCAGACCAGTTCACCGGTGTGTGCGTCCCCCATACGGTGCCCAACGCCGGTTCGGTGTTCAGCACCACGCCGGGCAACCCGGATGTCCCCGAGGTGATGGGGGTGCCCTGCATCGGCGAGAACTCCGGCCAGTGCTTCGGCCTGGCCCAGGAGCAGGAGGCCATGAGCGTGGCCCCTCCGCCTGACCCGGTCGTCAGCCACAGCCCGACGGTGACGAACTGA
- a CDS encoding intersectin-EH binding protein Ibp1, whose amino-acid sequence MTAPRRTATRVIGLGFAMTTLAAPAGATLFAFTAPASSIAACPAGESEDLYSTTCVPDLVPNSSSPYTTIPGNPNMPAIDGIPCGGQSSGSCIGLAEEQQSQTPLVQPHTSVQSSP is encoded by the coding sequence ATGACAGCACCGCGGCGCACCGCCACACGCGTCATCGGCCTCGGGTTCGCGATGACCACCCTTGCCGCACCTGCGGGCGCCACGCTCTTCGCCTTCACTGCGCCGGCATCGTCGATCGCGGCATGCCCGGCCGGTGAATCCGAAGACCTTTACAGCACAACATGCGTCCCCGACCTGGTGCCCAACTCGTCCAGCCCGTACACCACGATCCCAGGCAACCCAAATATGCCGGCGATCGACGGAATCCCCTGCGGTGGTCAAAGTTCGGGCTCGTGCATCGGGTTGGCCGAGGAACAACAGTCCCAAACACCGTTGGTGCAGCCCCACACGTCCGTGCAATCCAGCCCGTAA